The following proteins are co-located in the Microbacterium sp. Clip185 genome:
- a CDS encoding multicopper oxidase domain-containing protein: MSRRNWYLLTNAVVVGWIALTIVAVFVHRFVDQPLWLMVHVPMLGAASAAILIWSQHFADTLLRRPAPAGRTGLGLRLGAHTLGAGTVVAGILAALPLVTVAGAVLVAGAVLAHAVLLILQLRHALPARFAPLVRYYVAAALVFIGGIAAGVVMAWARDPDLTDRLVTTHIVLNAYGWIGLTALGTLVLLWPTVLHARMSDAAGAAARHALPVLVSGLVIAAVGPLLDVRIVVTIGMALWLAGAARLAVEGWREARSLAPGTFAAYSLAAAFGWVVVAAATLAVLAAVSPDWASLRAAYLMVLGPLVAGFGLQILMGALSHLLPVVAMGSPAGARAAAEELDRGAVVRIVAFNGAIALYLAPLPSLARVLLSFVALGVVVAFVVLAVRAVVVGRRVRRAEGATPDRGAAVSLGMPSPPTPRSRRSGPVVAAFAVLALCVTAGVAADPAAVGISVVTSGEAVAATGRTTAVTVRVEGMRYDPAEIVVPYGDVLEVTFENTGSDVHDLTFANGVRTERLAPGASQTVTVGVVGTSMAGWCSIAGHRQMGMELAVVIDGAPEAALPAPTQNAHDAHGSPTAGGSGDAADAVDLKREPAASFDAWDAHLAPAATETVHRVRLRVSELVDEVAPGVTQTRWTFGGAAPGPVLRGRIGDTFEITLVNDGSIGHSIDFHAGALAPNQPMRTIQPGESLTYTFTATRAGIWMYHCSTMPMSMHIANGMHGAVIIDPPELAPVDAEYLMVQGELYLGAMGGTADADKLAAATPDLVAFNGYADQYVYRPLTAAIGDRVRIWVLDAGPNSPSAFHVVGGQFDTVYLEGAYTLRPGAGGAQALGLQPAQGGFVELEFPEAGDYPFVTHRMSDAEKGARGVFHVE; this comes from the coding sequence ATGTCGCGGCGTAACTGGTATCTGCTGACCAATGCGGTCGTCGTGGGCTGGATCGCGCTGACGATCGTGGCGGTGTTCGTCCACCGCTTCGTCGATCAACCGCTCTGGTTGATGGTGCACGTGCCGATGCTGGGCGCCGCGAGCGCGGCGATCCTCATCTGGTCGCAGCACTTCGCCGACACGCTGCTGCGCCGCCCGGCTCCGGCCGGGCGGACGGGGCTCGGGCTCCGACTCGGCGCCCACACGCTCGGCGCCGGCACGGTGGTCGCGGGCATCCTCGCCGCCCTGCCTCTGGTGACCGTTGCGGGAGCGGTGCTCGTCGCCGGCGCGGTGCTCGCGCATGCCGTGCTGCTGATCCTGCAGCTGCGCCATGCCCTGCCCGCCCGCTTCGCCCCGCTCGTGCGGTACTACGTCGCGGCGGCACTCGTGTTCATCGGAGGGATCGCCGCGGGTGTCGTGATGGCGTGGGCGCGCGATCCCGACCTCACCGATCGACTGGTCACGACGCACATCGTGCTGAACGCCTACGGGTGGATCGGGCTCACCGCGCTCGGAACGCTCGTGCTGCTGTGGCCGACGGTGCTGCACGCCCGCATGAGCGACGCGGCCGGCGCCGCGGCCCGTCACGCGCTGCCCGTGTTGGTGTCGGGACTCGTGATCGCCGCCGTCGGTCCGTTGCTGGATGTGCGGATCGTCGTCACCATCGGCATGGCCCTCTGGCTCGCGGGAGCCGCACGGTTGGCCGTAGAGGGATGGCGCGAAGCCCGTTCGCTGGCGCCGGGCACCTTCGCCGCCTACAGCCTTGCGGCCGCCTTCGGGTGGGTCGTCGTTGCCGCCGCGACGCTCGCGGTCCTGGCCGCCGTGTCGCCGGATTGGGCGAGCCTGCGTGCGGCCTACCTCATGGTGCTGGGGCCGCTCGTCGCGGGCTTCGGTCTGCAGATCCTGATGGGGGCGCTGAGCCACCTGCTTCCGGTCGTCGCGATGGGCAGCCCGGCAGGCGCCCGTGCCGCGGCGGAGGAGCTCGATCGCGGCGCCGTCGTTCGGATCGTCGCGTTCAACGGCGCGATCGCGCTGTACCTCGCGCCACTGCCCTCCCTGGCGCGTGTGCTGCTCTCGTTCGTCGCGCTGGGCGTCGTCGTGGCTTTCGTCGTGCTCGCCGTCCGCGCGGTCGTGGTCGGTCGCCGCGTGCGCCGGGCGGAGGGGGCGACGCCCGATCGCGGCGCTGCAGTGTCGCTCGGCATGCCGAGTCCGCCGACGCCGAGGTCGCGGAGATCGGGGCCGGTCGTGGCGGCTTTCGCCGTGCTGGCGCTGTGCGTCACCGCGGGTGTCGCGGCCGACCCGGCCGCCGTGGGGATATCCGTCGTCACGTCCGGGGAAGCGGTTGCCGCTACGGGGCGGACGACCGCGGTGACCGTTCGGGTCGAGGGGATGAGGTACGACCCCGCGGAGATCGTCGTGCCGTACGGCGACGTTCTTGAGGTCACATTCGAGAACACCGGCTCGGACGTGCACGATCTGACCTTTGCCAACGGGGTGCGCACCGAGCGCCTCGCACCCGGGGCGTCCCAGACCGTCACGGTCGGGGTGGTCGGCACCTCGATGGCGGGCTGGTGCTCCATCGCCGGTCACCGGCAGATGGGTATGGAACTCGCCGTGGTCATCGACGGCGCCCCCGAGGCAGCCCTGCCGGCGCCGACGCAGAACGCGCACGACGCGCACGGGTCTCCGACCGCCGGCGGCAGCGGCGATGCGGCGGACGCCGTCGACCTGAAACGAGAGCCCGCCGCATCCTTCGATGCATGGGATGCCCATCTGGCGCCCGCCGCGACCGAGACGGTACACCGCGTGAGGCTACGTGTGTCCGAACTGGTCGACGAGGTGGCGCCGGGGGTGACGCAGACGCGTTGGACGTTCGGTGGGGCGGCGCCGGGTCCGGTGCTGCGCGGCAGGATCGGCGACACGTTCGAGATCACCCTCGTGAACGACGGGTCGATCGGGCACTCGATCGACTTCCACGCCGGCGCGCTCGCCCCGAACCAGCCGATGCGCACCATCCAGCCGGGGGAGAGTCTCACCTACACGTTCACGGCCACGCGCGCCGGCATCTGGATGTACCACTGCTCGACCATGCCGATGTCCATGCACATCGCGAACGGCATGCACGGCGCGGTCATCATCGACCCGCCCGAGCTCGCACCCGTCGACGCGGAGTACCTCATGGTGCAGGGCGAGTTGTACCTCGGCGCAATGGGCGGCACCGCCGACGCCGACAAGCTCGCCGCCGCGACGCCCGATCTCGTGGCCTTCAACGGATACGCCGACCAGTACGTGTATCGCCCGTTGACGGCGGCCATCGGCGACCGGGTGCGGATCTGGGTGTTGGATGCGGGGCCGAACTCTCCCTCGGCATTCCATGTCGTCGGTGGGCAGTTCGACACGGTCTATCTCGAAGGCGCCTACACGCTGCGCCCCGGAGCGGGCGGCGCGCAGGCGCTGGGCCTGCAGCCGGCGCAGGGCGGATTCGTGGAGCTCGAGTTCCCCGAGGCCGGCGACTACCCGTTCGTCACTCACCGGATGAGTGACGCCGAGAAGGGGGCCAGAGGTGTCTTCCATGTCGAATGA
- a CDS encoding phosphatase PAP2 family protein, with protein MNQPSAPSGRGILWIGGGLIALGVAIGVWIVMSGDAPFTIDTAWNDLLAAATWPFFTQLSLFLNVAGGTLVGSLVVPVVGVTLLMLARRPWSAATLVIAIAASALVVQILKNVFARGRPADMTVLSDFGSYPSGHVANAATVATMFVVLLPRVWTIIVAAAWVLLMAFSRTYLHAHWLTDAIGGVAVGVGVALVCVALLGRRLEPERRSASSRIRSGG; from the coding sequence ATGAACCAGCCCAGCGCGCCCTCCGGTCGAGGCATCCTGTGGATCGGGGGAGGGCTCATCGCGCTCGGGGTGGCGATCGGGGTGTGGATCGTGATGAGCGGCGATGCGCCGTTCACCATCGACACCGCCTGGAACGACCTGCTCGCCGCGGCCACCTGGCCTTTCTTCACGCAGCTCTCGCTGTTCCTCAACGTCGCCGGCGGAACGCTCGTCGGCTCGCTCGTCGTGCCCGTCGTCGGCGTGACGCTCCTGATGCTGGCGCGACGCCCCTGGTCGGCCGCGACGCTCGTGATCGCGATCGCGGCGAGCGCTCTCGTCGTGCAGATCCTGAAGAACGTGTTCGCGCGCGGGCGCCCCGCGGACATGACCGTGCTCAGTGACTTCGGTTCGTACCCTTCGGGCCATGTGGCGAACGCCGCAACGGTGGCGACGATGTTCGTCGTGCTGCTGCCGCGGGTGTGGACGATCATCGTCGCCGCCGCCTGGGTGCTGCTCATGGCGTTCAGTCGCACTTACCTGCACGCCCACTGGCTCACCGATGCGATCGGCGGCGTCGCCGTCGGTGTGGGCGTCGCGCTGGTGTGCGTCGCGCTGCTCGGACGCCGCCTGGAACCCGAGCGCCGATCCGCATCCTCGCGTATCCGCTCCGGGGGCTGA
- a CDS encoding multidrug effflux MFS transporter yields the protein MSDAPAPDRNETTATGSVRVPRPATGAIRTLGSNPATAPIVLHPGDAMPTWRRVLYIVLLGALTALGPFTIDLYLPAFPILEADFDTTAAMIQLTLTGTTIGFALGQLVVGPLSDKLGRRIPLLVVTGLHVVASAAAAFAPDLVSLGITRVLMGAGAAAGGVVAAAIVRDLFGGRRLVVMLSRLALVSGVAPVLAPLVGSWLLQVMPWRGIFVVLAIYGVVMLVSALVFIPETLPRARRQERGATTIWQRYRSVFSDRVFVGVLIIGGMTFSGLFSYLSASSFLFQQSYGFDAQQYGLLFAANSVGLVIGVQTASRLAARFGPQWVMAFSTAALVVTSAAIIVGDQLHLGVWGTVVPLFLFMTTCGFTFPCVQVLALDRHGNAAGTAQSIIGATNFGVAGIISPLVGGLSHGAPISPTTMASVMVGCGVIAALSLWLIVRPRTVAQLAP from the coding sequence TTGTCTGACGCCCCCGCTCCCGACCGCAACGAGACCACGGCCACCGGTTCGGTGCGCGTGCCGCGCCCGGCCACGGGTGCCATCCGTACCCTCGGCTCGAACCCGGCGACCGCTCCCATCGTCCTGCATCCCGGCGATGCCATGCCGACGTGGCGGCGTGTGCTGTACATCGTGCTGCTGGGTGCGCTCACCGCGCTCGGGCCGTTCACGATCGATCTGTACCTGCCCGCGTTCCCCATCCTCGAGGCGGACTTCGACACGACGGCGGCGATGATCCAGCTGACCCTGACCGGGACGACCATCGGATTCGCCCTGGGCCAGCTGGTGGTCGGACCGCTGAGCGACAAGCTGGGCCGGCGCATCCCGCTGCTGGTCGTGACGGGCCTGCACGTCGTGGCGAGCGCTGCCGCTGCCTTCGCCCCCGACCTCGTGAGCCTGGGCATCACCCGCGTGCTCATGGGTGCGGGCGCCGCCGCCGGCGGTGTCGTCGCGGCCGCGATCGTGCGCGACCTGTTCGGCGGGCGGCGGCTCGTGGTCATGCTGTCGCGTCTCGCGCTCGTCTCCGGCGTGGCGCCCGTGCTCGCGCCCCTCGTCGGCTCGTGGCTGCTGCAGGTCATGCCCTGGCGCGGGATCTTCGTCGTCCTGGCGATCTACGGCGTCGTCATGCTTGTCTCCGCCCTTGTGTTCATCCCCGAGACCCTTCCGCGTGCGCGCCGTCAGGAGCGGGGGGCGACGACGATCTGGCAGCGCTACCGGAGTGTGTTCAGCGACCGCGTCTTCGTGGGCGTGCTGATCATCGGCGGTATGACCTTCAGCGGACTGTTCTCCTACCTGTCGGCGTCGTCGTTCCTGTTCCAGCAGAGCTACGGCTTCGACGCGCAGCAGTACGGACTGCTGTTCGCCGCGAACTCGGTGGGTCTGGTGATCGGCGTGCAGACCGCATCCCGGCTCGCCGCTCGGTTCGGACCGCAGTGGGTGATGGCGTTCTCGACCGCGGCCCTCGTCGTGACCAGCGCCGCCATCATCGTGGGCGATCAGCTGCACCTGGGCGTCTGGGGCACCGTCGTGCCGCTGTTCCTGTTCATGACCACGTGCGGATTCACGTTCCCGTGCGTGCAGGTGCTCGCGCTCGACCGGCACGGCAACGCCGCGGGAACCGCGCAGTCGATCATCGGTGCCACGAACTTCGGTGTCGCCGGCATCATCTCCCCTCTCGTGGGCGGACTCTCCCACGGGGCACCCATCTCGCCCACGACCATGGCGTCGGTCATGGTCGGCTGCGGCGTGATCGCGGCGCTGTCGCTCTGGCTCATCGTGCGTCCGCGCACGGTCGCCCAACTCGCGCCCTGA